One window from the genome of Sphaerotilus microaerophilus encodes:
- a CDS encoding ATP-binding protein, with protein sequence MLDHSHQPQRPNRLPAAPRWSQRMAALGVRPDYRLAHSDRPDPDLTASLYARTPAALLGHTLGAVAVITLCRGSAPRWLLLGWLLLFAAAWGARVAVARRYAASRPASTEAYRRWQQAWNVTSLACGAVWALAVAAFYDDGHSLQSTALILLVYSYCIGSPATSYRVFVVYLLMCFVPMVAHVAADGLPDSLPMAGLIVGGLLVTLVIGRQYRQAFGELLALKVGNEQLADQLAIEKAAAEEARASAEQARAAAEEANRAKTRFFAAASHDLRQPLHALSLFTETLRQRAREDETALLAGRIAESVAALESLFGELMDLSRLDAGGVELAVQDFPIAEVYARLRLHFEPLAFDKGLALRFRGCAHWVHGDAVLVERVLRNLVSNAVRYTEDGGVLVGCRRRGDRLLLQVWDSGIGIPVEAQAHVFDEFYQVVHTHALAAPRRGGSGLGLAIVRRLAQLMGAPIDLASQPQRGTVVTLTLPVGQPRSREVEPADGLATPVRTLSGCRIVVVEDDVAVREAMCVLLLSWEAEVVGLDSLVQVDGWLAARPQGAPVPELLIVDRQLPMGHSGAEVVQRLRAAFGAELGVIMVTGQVDAQDEAMARALGCHLLYKPVAPNRLRALIGYKRSERQRRG encoded by the coding sequence GTGCTCGACCACTCGCACCAACCGCAACGCCCGAATCGCCTGCCCGCCGCGCCGCGCTGGTCCCAGCGCATGGCCGCGCTGGGGGTGCGACCCGATTACCGGCTGGCGCACAGCGACCGGCCCGACCCGGATCTCACGGCCAGCCTCTATGCCCGCACGCCAGCAGCCCTGCTCGGCCACACGCTGGGGGCGGTGGCGGTCATCACGTTGTGCCGGGGCTCGGCGCCGCGCTGGCTGCTGCTGGGCTGGCTGCTGCTGTTTGCCGCCGCGTGGGGTGCGCGGGTGGCGGTGGCACGCCGCTATGCGGCCTCCCGGCCGGCGTCGACCGAGGCCTACCGGCGCTGGCAGCAGGCCTGGAACGTCACCAGCCTGGCCTGCGGGGCGGTGTGGGCGCTGGCGGTGGCGGCCTTCTACGACGACGGCCACAGCCTGCAGAGCACCGCGCTGATCCTGCTGGTGTACAGCTACTGCATCGGCTCGCCGGCAACCAGCTACCGTGTCTTCGTCGTCTACCTGCTGATGTGCTTCGTGCCGATGGTGGCGCACGTGGCGGCCGACGGCCTGCCCGACAGCCTGCCGATGGCCGGGCTGATCGTCGGTGGCCTGCTGGTGACCCTGGTGATCGGCCGGCAGTACCGGCAGGCCTTCGGCGAGCTGCTGGCGCTGAAGGTGGGCAACGAGCAGCTGGCCGACCAGCTGGCGATCGAGAAGGCGGCGGCCGAGGAGGCCCGAGCCTCAGCCGAGCAGGCCCGCGCCGCGGCCGAGGAGGCCAACCGGGCCAAGACGCGCTTCTTCGCCGCGGCCAGCCACGACCTGCGCCAGCCCCTGCACGCGCTGTCGCTGTTCACCGAAACCCTGCGCCAGCGCGCCCGCGAGGACGAGACGGCGCTGCTGGCCGGGCGCATCGCCGAGTCGGTGGCGGCGCTGGAGTCGCTGTTCGGCGAGCTGATGGACCTCAGCCGCCTCGATGCCGGGGGCGTCGAGCTGGCGGTGCAGGACTTCCCGATCGCCGAGGTCTACGCGCGGCTGCGCCTGCACTTCGAGCCCCTGGCCTTCGACAAGGGGCTGGCGCTGCGCTTTCGGGGGTGCGCGCACTGGGTGCACGGCGACGCGGTGTTGGTGGAGCGTGTTTTGCGCAACCTGGTGTCCAACGCGGTGCGCTACACCGAGGACGGCGGGGTGCTGGTCGGCTGCCGCCGCCGGGGCGACCGGCTGCTGCTGCAGGTCTGGGACAGCGGCATCGGCATCCCGGTCGAGGCGCAGGCGCATGTCTTCGACGAGTTCTACCAGGTTGTCCATACCCACGCCCTGGCGGCGCCGCGGCGCGGCGGCAGCGGGCTGGGGCTGGCCATCGTGCGGCGCCTGGCGCAGCTGATGGGCGCGCCGATCGACTTGGCCTCTCAGCCGCAGCGGGGCACGGTCGTCACGCTGACGCTGCCCGTGGGGCAGCCTCGCTCACGTGAGGTCGAGCCGGCAGATGGCCTCGCCACGCCCGTGCGCACGCTGTCGGGCTGCCGCATCGTGGTGGTGGAAGACGATGTGGCGGTGCGTGAGGCGATGTGCGTCCTGCTGCTCAGCTGGGAAGCTGAGGTGGTCGGGCTGGACAGCCTGGTGCAGGTCGACGGCTGGCTGGCGGCTCGGCCGCAGGGGGCACCGGTGCCCGAGTTGCTGATCGTCGACCGGCAGTTGCCCATGGGCCACAGCGGCGCCGAGGTGGTGCAGCGCCTGCGCGCGGCGTTCGGCGCGGAGCTGGGCGTCATCATGGTCACCGGGCAGGTCGATGCGCAGGACGAGGCCATGGCCCGCGCACTGGGCTGCCACCTGCTCTACAAGCCGGTGGCGCCCAACCGGCTGCGCGCGCTGATCGGCTACAAGCGCAGCGAGCGGCAGCGGCGTGGCTGA
- a CDS encoding DUF1488 family protein, which yields MQPDEAFFHQPSGAVRFWVVIGDAQVGASVAMQTLHYRYQPQRSDDDALETYRAHVDEIHAAVRRRVAGGSIEPVMLREPDLAPRPPAR from the coding sequence ATGCAGCCCGACGAAGCCTTCTTTCACCAGCCCTCCGGCGCGGTCCGTTTCTGGGTCGTGATCGGTGACGCCCAGGTGGGCGCCTCCGTGGCCATGCAGACGCTGCACTACCGCTACCAACCCCAGCGCAGCGACGACGACGCGTTGGAAACCTACCGCGCCCATGTCGACGAGATCCACGCCGCGGTACGCCGCCGCGTGGCCGGCGGCTCCATCGAGCCCGTCATGCTGCGCGAACCGGACCTGGCGCCACGGCCGCCCGCGCGCTGA
- a CDS encoding GNAT family N-acetyltransferase, with protein MRGTPGSPAAEPTAPPSREGAQLVQLRDGRTVTLRAITEADAPEIEQAFERLSAQSRYDRFMRHKKHLDSASLQRGVHPLAGRDFAFVATIPAPDGIDIVGAAQYVRADEGGDQTCEFAVTVAEDWRRCHLATTLMTALLAQAQRDGYTTMEGWVTASNSAMVELAGRLGFTLDPAPGDTAVLRVRHAL; from the coding sequence TTGCGCGGCACCCCGGGCAGTCCGGCGGCAGAACCCACGGCGCCGCCATCTCGGGAGGGCGCGCAGCTCGTCCAGCTGCGGGACGGGCGTACCGTCACCCTGCGTGCAATCACCGAGGCCGATGCGCCGGAGATCGAACAGGCGTTCGAGCGGCTGTCGGCCCAGTCACGCTACGACCGCTTCATGCGGCACAAGAAGCACCTGGACAGCGCGTCCCTGCAGCGCGGCGTGCACCCGCTGGCCGGGCGCGACTTCGCCTTCGTGGCCACCATCCCGGCACCCGACGGCATCGACATCGTCGGTGCCGCGCAGTACGTGCGCGCCGACGAGGGTGGCGACCAGACCTGCGAGTTCGCCGTCACCGTGGCCGAAGACTGGCGCCGCTGCCACCTGGCCACCACACTGATGACCGCCCTGCTGGCCCAGGCGCAGCGCGACGGCTACACCACCATGGAAGGCTGGGTGACGGCCAGCAACAGCGCGATGGTCGAACTCGCGGGCCGGCTCGGCTTCACCCTGGACCCCGCCCCTGGCGATACCGCCGTGCTGCGGGTGCGGCACGCGCTGTAG
- the kefC gene encoding glutathione-regulated potassium-efflux system protein KefC, producing MTSNWLTHSLVFLGAAVIAVPLARALGLGAIIGYLGAGIAIGPFGLRLVDDPDTTLHFAEFGVVLMLFLVGLELEPRRLWALRRPIFGAGSAQLLACAAALGGAAVLAGVPWRWAVVAALGLALSSTAVSLQVMGERNLLPTRSGQSGFAILLFQDVAAIPILALLPLLGRKGEASGNPWADAAEALGVVVAIVLVGRLLLRHGLRWVAASRTPEVFTAASLGLVVGIAALMQAVGLSMALGAFLGGVLLAESEYKRALETDVEPFKGLLLGLFFMAVGMSIDFAALRQHPWIVAALLLGFMALKALVLALLARRLDLPAVERPVWVLLLAQGGEFAFVVFQQATQAGVFRDEVGSVLTGAVALSMLLTPLLLVALDRWIAPRLAAAKGAAAPAPEHPLDEPQDAPVILCGYGRYGQIVGRLLYASGHKVTILEHDADQVAVMRRFGFRVFYGDATRLDLLRTAGAEQARVIVVAVDDVDQSLEIVDLAQAHFPQAQLVVRARNVQHHYALRERGVVHIERETFESALASGRSVLALMGHEPHRAWQLAMRFRRFNHAIVERTWPHRQDTRKLVALAKQGSQQLEELFAQERADRAQRPGSGGWDNGARP from the coding sequence ATGACCTCGAACTGGCTCACGCACAGCCTGGTCTTCCTCGGCGCCGCCGTGATCGCCGTGCCGCTGGCCCGCGCGCTCGGGCTGGGCGCCATCATCGGCTACCTGGGCGCGGGCATCGCCATCGGCCCCTTCGGCCTGCGGCTGGTGGACGACCCCGACACCACCTTGCACTTCGCCGAGTTCGGCGTGGTGCTGATGCTCTTCCTCGTCGGCCTGGAGCTGGAGCCGCGCCGGCTCTGGGCGCTGCGCCGGCCGATCTTCGGCGCCGGCAGTGCGCAGCTGCTGGCCTGCGCCGCGGCGCTGGGCGGGGCAGCGGTGCTGGCTGGCGTGCCCTGGCGCTGGGCGGTGGTGGCGGCGCTGGGGCTGGCGCTGTCGTCCACCGCGGTGTCGCTGCAGGTGATGGGCGAGCGCAACCTGCTGCCCACCCGCAGCGGGCAGTCCGGCTTCGCCATCCTGCTGTTCCAGGACGTGGCGGCCATCCCGATCCTGGCGCTGCTGCCGCTGCTGGGCCGCAAGGGCGAGGCCTCCGGCAACCCCTGGGCGGACGCGGCCGAGGCACTGGGCGTGGTGGTGGCCATCGTGCTCGTCGGCCGGCTGCTGTTGCGCCACGGCCTGCGCTGGGTGGCGGCCAGCCGCACGCCGGAGGTCTTCACCGCCGCCTCGCTCGGCCTGGTGGTGGGCATCGCGGCGCTGATGCAGGCGGTGGGCCTGTCGATGGCACTGGGCGCCTTCCTGGGCGGCGTGCTGCTGGCCGAGAGCGAGTACAAGCGCGCGCTGGAAACCGACGTCGAGCCCTTCAAGGGCCTGCTGCTGGGCCTGTTCTTCATGGCCGTGGGCATGAGCATCGACTTCGCCGCGCTGCGCCAGCACCCCTGGATCGTCGCGGCGCTGCTGCTGGGCTTCATGGCGCTGAAGGCACTGGTGCTGGCGCTGCTGGCCCGGCGGCTGGACCTGCCCGCGGTGGAGCGGCCGGTCTGGGTGCTGCTGTTGGCGCAGGGCGGCGAGTTCGCCTTCGTCGTCTTCCAGCAGGCCACGCAGGCGGGTGTGTTCCGCGACGAGGTCGGCTCGGTGCTGACCGGCGCAGTGGCGCTGTCGATGCTGCTGACGCCGCTGCTGCTGGTGGCGCTGGACCGCTGGATCGCCCCGAGGTTGGCCGCGGCGAAGGGGGCGGCCGCACCAGCACCGGAGCACCCCCTGGACGAGCCGCAGGACGCGCCGGTCATCCTCTGCGGCTACGGCCGCTACGGGCAGATCGTCGGCCGGCTGCTCTACGCCAGCGGGCACAAGGTCACCATCCTGGAGCACGACGCCGACCAGGTGGCGGTGATGCGGCGCTTCGGCTTCCGCGTCTTCTATGGCGACGCGACCCGGCTCGACCTGCTGCGCACCGCCGGGGCCGAGCAGGCCCGGGTGATCGTGGTGGCGGTGGACGACGTGGACCAGAGTCTAGAGATTGTCGACTTGGCGCAGGCCCACTTCCCGCAGGCGCAGCTGGTGGTGCGTGCCCGCAACGTGCAGCACCACTACGCGCTGCGCGAGCGCGGGGTCGTGCACATCGAGCGCGAGACCTTCGAGTCCGCGCTGGCCAGCGGGCGCAGCGTGCTGGCGCTGATGGGCCACGAGCCGCACCGCGCCTGGCAGCTGGCGATGCGCTTCCGGCGCTTCAACCATGCCATCGTCGAGCGCACCTGGCCACATCGGCAGGACACCCGGAAACTCGTCGCCCTGGCCAAGCAGGGCAGTCAGCAGCTGGAGGAGCTGTTTGCGCAGGAGCGCGCCGACCGGGCCCAGCGGCCCGGCAGCGGCGGCTGGGACAACGGCGCCAGGCCCTGA
- a CDS encoding zinc-finger domain-containing protein, with translation MSDNKAVVEVTAKDLQGPGVVFCPNPKQALWSGHPRVFIDVAGHGEGHCPYCGTVYRLKAGEKVSGHH, from the coding sequence ATGAGTGACAACAAGGCTGTCGTGGAAGTCACTGCCAAGGACCTGCAGGGGCCAGGCGTCGTTTTCTGCCCCAACCCCAAGCAGGCGCTGTGGAGCGGCCACCCGCGCGTGTTCATCGACGTCGCCGGCCACGGTGAGGGCCACTGCCCGTACTGCGGCACCGTCTACCGGCTCAAGGCCGGTGAGAAGGTCTCCGGCCACCACTGA
- a CDS encoding leishmanolysin (PEP-CTERM proteins occur, often in large numbers, in the proteomes of bacteria that also encode an exosortase, a predicted intramembrane cysteine proteinase. The presence of a PEP-CTERM domain at a protein's C-terminus predicts cleavage within the sorting domain, followed by covalent anchoring to some some component of the (usually Gram-negative) cell surface. Many PEP-CTERM proteins exhibit an unusual sequence composition that includes large numbers of potential glycosylation sites. Expression of one such protein has been shown restore the ability of a bacterium to form floc, a type of biofilm.) — MKKRLHQLAAAAVLSIASLSANAAFDLTINYTGPAQYQSYFTQAETFWESVITGYQTGVSLTGFSIAASIASIDGQWGTLGYAGPDTIASHSGTWYTRTASMVFDLDDMAYMTGSGTFGDVIRHEMGHTIGIGTLWELNGLYASGSGQYTGANALAEYKTEYGQSSATFIPVELGGGAGTADGHWNEVDGGWGLTGITDSQGRDMRNELMTGWLDAPTYVSRTTVASLQDLGYTVNMNAVPEPETYALFALGLPLLLRFAKRRQSSVA; from the coding sequence TTGAAAAAGCGTCTTCACCAACTGGCCGCCGCCGCCGTGCTGTCGATCGCGTCGCTGTCCGCCAACGCGGCCTTTGACCTGACCATCAACTACACCGGCCCGGCCCAGTACCAGTCCTACTTCACCCAGGCAGAAACCTTCTGGGAGTCGGTGATCACCGGCTACCAGACCGGTGTGTCTCTGACGGGGTTCAGCATCGCGGCCAGCATCGCTTCCATCGACGGCCAATGGGGAACCCTGGGCTATGCAGGGCCGGATACCATTGCTTCTCACAGCGGTACTTGGTACACCCGCACGGCATCCATGGTGTTCGATCTGGACGACATGGCTTACATGACTGGCTCCGGCACGTTCGGCGATGTGATCCGGCACGAAATGGGCCACACGATCGGCATCGGAACCCTTTGGGAGCTCAACGGTCTCTACGCGAGCGGCTCTGGCCAGTACACGGGGGCCAACGCCTTGGCGGAGTACAAGACGGAGTACGGGCAGTCCTCGGCCACCTTCATCCCGGTGGAACTGGGTGGCGGAGCAGGTACCGCTGATGGACACTGGAATGAGGTAGACGGTGGCTGGGGCCTGACCGGCATCACCGACAGCCAGGGGCGCGACATGAGGAACGAGCTGATGACCGGCTGGCTGGATGCACCCACCTACGTCAGCCGCACCACCGTGGCTTCGTTGCAGGATCTGGGGTACACCGTCAACATGAACGCGGTGCCGGAGCCCGAGACGTATGCGCTGTTCGCGCTTGGTCTGCCGCTGCTGCTGCGCTTTGCCAAGCGCCGCCAGTCGAGCGTGGCTTGA
- a CDS encoding NAD(P)H-dependent oxidoreductase has product MTKTPLPKARVLVLAAHPDLRRSRVNRRLLNQAGTLAAAGAQPIEVRDLYALYPDFAIDVDAEQAALRQADLIVWQHPLQWYSMPALMKLWVDEVLRHGWAYGHGGHALAGKDLWLVLSTGGSEAAYHPTGYNRHFFDAFLPPYEQTAALCGLRFLPPLVLHGALRVGEAELAAHAQAYVERLATYPAWPELDDLPGCDACDTPDQDRPAARQEDRA; this is encoded by the coding sequence ATGACGAAAACGCCTCTGCCCAAGGCCCGGGTGCTGGTGCTGGCAGCCCACCCCGACCTGCGCCGCTCGCGCGTCAACCGCCGCCTGCTGAACCAGGCTGGCACGCTGGCCGCCGCGGGAGCGCAGCCCATCGAGGTCCGCGACCTCTATGCGCTCTATCCTGATTTTGCGATCGACGTCGACGCCGAGCAGGCGGCGCTGCGCCAGGCCGACCTGATCGTCTGGCAGCACCCGCTGCAGTGGTACAGCATGCCCGCGCTGATGAAGCTCTGGGTCGACGAGGTGCTGCGCCACGGCTGGGCCTACGGCCACGGGGGCCACGCCCTGGCCGGCAAGGACCTGTGGCTGGTGCTGTCCACCGGCGGCAGCGAGGCCGCCTACCACCCGACGGGCTACAACCGCCACTTCTTCGACGCCTTCCTGCCGCCCTACGAGCAGACCGCCGCCCTGTGCGGCCTGCGCTTCCTGCCGCCGCTGGTGCTGCACGGTGCACTGCGCGTCGGCGAGGCCGAACTGGCCGCCCACGCGCAAGCCTACGTCGAGCGGCTCGCGACCTACCCCGCCTGGCCCGAACTGGACGACCTGCCAGGCTGCGACGCCTGCGACACCCCCGACCAGGACCGCCCGGCGGCCCGGCAGGAGGACCGCGCATGA
- a CDS encoding branched-chain amino acid transaminase: MGMDDRDGKIWMDGQMVDWRDAKIHVLTHTLHYGCGAFEGVRAYNTVNGTAIFRLREHTERLFNSAKILRMKMPYAFDEVVEAQKAVVRENNLESCYLRPLVWIGSEKLGVSPKGNTIHVMIAAWPWGAYLGEEGLKRGIRVKTSSYTRHHVNITMTQAKAVSNYTNSILANMEATDEGYDEAMLLDSAGFVSEGAGENLFIIKDGVIYTPDLSAGALNGITRNTVFHIARDLGLEIVQKRITRDEVYICDEAFFTGTAAEVTPIRELDRIELGAGSRGPITEKIQSAFFDIVNGRNAKYAEWLSKV, encoded by the coding sequence ATGGGCATGGACGATCGCGACGGCAAGATTTGGATGGATGGGCAGATGGTGGATTGGCGCGACGCCAAGATCCATGTGCTGACCCACACGCTGCACTACGGCTGCGGCGCCTTCGAGGGCGTGCGCGCCTACAACACCGTGAACGGGACGGCGATCTTCCGCCTGCGCGAGCACACCGAGCGTCTGTTCAACAGCGCCAAGATCCTGCGGATGAAGATGCCCTATGCCTTCGACGAGGTCGTCGAGGCCCAGAAGGCCGTGGTGCGCGAGAACAACCTGGAGAGTTGCTACCTGCGCCCGCTGGTGTGGATCGGCTCCGAGAAGCTGGGCGTGAGCCCGAAGGGCAACACCATCCACGTGATGATCGCTGCCTGGCCCTGGGGTGCCTACCTGGGTGAAGAGGGCCTCAAGCGCGGCATCCGCGTCAAGACCTCCAGCTACACCCGCCACCACGTCAACATCACGATGACGCAGGCCAAGGCGGTGAGCAACTACACCAACTCGATCCTGGCCAACATGGAGGCCACCGACGAGGGCTATGACGAGGCGATGCTGCTGGATTCGGCCGGCTTCGTCAGCGAAGGGGCGGGCGAGAACCTCTTCATCATCAAGGACGGCGTGATCTACACGCCCGACCTGTCCGCCGGGGCGCTCAACGGCATCACCCGCAACACGGTCTTCCACATCGCCCGCGACCTGGGGCTGGAGATCGTGCAGAAGCGCATCACCCGCGACGAGGTCTACATCTGCGACGAGGCCTTCTTCACCGGTACGGCCGCCGAGGTGACGCCGATCCGCGAACTGGACCGCATCGAGCTGGGGGCCGGTTCGCGCGGCCCGATCACCGAGAAGATCCAGAGCGCCTTCTTCGACATCGTCAACGGCCGCAACGCCAAGTACGCCGAGTGGCTCAGCAAGGTTTGA
- the waaF gene encoding lipopolysaccharide heptosyltransferase II — protein MFRSLVIAPTSVREAVMSQPLIAALARRGEVVAVAACPDVAPVYRAMGVAVAQVYELPLRPGRVDWSLRRSVGANWRRRYDVAYVLSDALSDALLPWFAGVPRRIGHAGSRRPLLINEPPVGPQPRSGVARFLALAGEPAGESPQPALAPAPERLATVCEAHGVKPGGYWVLAPGGDGAPARCWSPGQYAQLMRQLHGRTSCPVLLMGSGQDVALAQHIAAEAAGVPSLVLAGVVSLDDAMALLAASAGVLAGDNGWMQLASALGVPQVALFGPTTPDDCGPLHRHTRVLRLEPTAAPACAPCNARSCPPGHGRCLRDLDPQQVLEALLAQAQQAAEEPAPSPPRRVGFPTAVPVEPPARLAVVGA, from the coding sequence ATGTTCCGGTCCCTGGTCATCGCGCCGACCTCGGTGCGCGAGGCGGTCATGTCGCAGCCGCTCATCGCCGCCCTGGCTCGCCGGGGCGAGGTGGTGGCGGTGGCGGCGTGTCCCGACGTGGCGCCGGTCTATCGGGCCATGGGCGTGGCGGTGGCGCAGGTCTACGAGCTGCCGCTGCGACCCGGCCGGGTGGACTGGAGCCTGCGCCGTTCCGTCGGTGCCAACTGGCGGCGCCGCTACGACGTTGCCTATGTGCTGTCCGATGCCCTGTCCGATGCCCTGCTGCCCTGGTTCGCCGGGGTGCCGAGGCGCATCGGCCATGCGGGGTCGCGCCGCCCGCTGCTCATCAACGAGCCGCCGGTCGGCCCGCAGCCACGGTCGGGTGTTGCGCGCTTCCTGGCACTGGCCGGGGAGCCTGCGGGCGAGTCGCCCCAGCCGGCCCTGGCACCGGCGCCAGAACGGCTGGCCACGGTCTGCGAGGCCCATGGCGTCAAGCCCGGGGGCTACTGGGTGCTGGCGCCTGGAGGGGACGGCGCCCCGGCTCGCTGCTGGTCACCGGGTCAGTATGCGCAGCTGATGCGTCAGCTGCACGGCCGCACCAGCTGCCCGGTGTTGCTGATGGGCTCGGGTCAGGACGTGGCGCTGGCGCAGCACATCGCCGCCGAGGCCGCGGGCGTGCCCAGCCTGGTGCTGGCCGGTGTGGTGAGCTTGGACGACGCGATGGCGCTGCTGGCTGCGTCGGCCGGTGTGCTGGCCGGCGACAACGGCTGGATGCAGCTGGCCTCCGCCCTGGGCGTGCCGCAGGTGGCGCTGTTCGGGCCGACCACGCCCGACGACTGCGGCCCCCTGCACCGGCACACCCGGGTCCTGCGGCTGGAGCCGACCGCGGCGCCGGCCTGCGCGCCCTGCAACGCCCGCTCCTGCCCACCCGGCCATGGCCGCTGCCTGCGGGACCTGGACCCCCAACAGGTGCTTGAGGCGCTGCTGGCCCAGGCCCAGCAGGCTGCCGAGGAGCCGGCGCCGAGCCCGCCCAGGCGGGTGGGGTTTCCCACCGCCGTGCCGGTCGAGCCGCCGGCCCGACTGGCCGTCGTCGGCGCCTGA
- a CDS encoding response regulator has protein sequence MKVLLIDDHPLILSAIRHVIRDLAEDVVVVGVESAVEARSALRREPDFDLLLLDLNLGDIPGFDLLAELRACYPAIPVVVISGSERASDVIQSIDGGAMGFVPKRASTELLFEALHLVISGGIYVPPMAYLRGDSVGPPLADVGPLSNDSQTAVVDFDVASASAPAPPRSTPPAGTATAPLSVEGLGLTTRQCEVLILLLQGKSNKVIARELNLSVETVKDHVAAVLRSLGVNSRTQAVLAVSQLQEGGRQALRPVRG, from the coding sequence ATGAAGGTCCTGCTGATCGACGATCACCCGCTGATCCTGTCGGCCATACGCCACGTGATCCGCGACCTGGCCGAGGACGTCGTGGTGGTCGGGGTGGAGTCGGCGGTGGAGGCCCGCAGCGCGCTGCGGCGTGAGCCGGACTTCGATCTGCTGCTGCTGGATCTGAACCTGGGCGACATCCCTGGCTTCGACCTGCTGGCGGAGTTGCGGGCCTGCTACCCCGCCATTCCGGTGGTGGTGATCTCGGGCTCCGAGCGGGCCAGCGACGTGATCCAGTCGATCGACGGCGGCGCGATGGGCTTCGTGCCCAAGCGGGCCAGCACGGAATTGCTCTTCGAGGCGTTGCACCTGGTGATCTCTGGCGGCATCTACGTGCCGCCGATGGCCTACCTGCGCGGTGACAGTGTCGGCCCCCCCCTGGCCGATGTCGGACCGCTGTCGAACGACTCGCAGACCGCGGTGGTCGACTTCGATGTGGCATCCGCCAGCGCGCCGGCACCGCCGCGCAGCACCCCGCCTGCGGGCACCGCGACGGCGCCCCTGTCTGTCGAGGGCCTGGGCCTGACGACGCGGCAGTGCGAGGTGCTGATCCTGCTCTTGCAGGGCAAGTCCAACAAGGTGATCGCGCGGGAGCTGAACCTGTCGGTCGAGACCGTCAAGGACCACGTGGCAGCGGTGCTGCGCAGCCTGGGGGTGAACTCACGCACCCAGGCGGTGCTGGCGGTGAGCCAGTTGCAGGAAGGCGGCCGCCAGGCACTGCGCCCGGTGCGTGGTTGA